From the genome of Kaistella daneshvariae, one region includes:
- a CDS encoding FtsK/SpoIIIE family DNA translocase — protein MEKTAKKTPSAAMDQNKILSKPRIFFGILFLLISVVAALSFISYLMNWKADQSQAGTMLDKTIKSSNIFGKIGDWLGNIFIFESIGVAAFLVAFLFFVCGLIILKKNYFKPWKTIGHSLFFICWLPIFFGAITKGEGVLSGVYGFQIMDFLNSVIGTAGLWLVILVSIALYFILEFNLNPSNIKSKLTDLNDNTVGRVKGMLPKSAESFEADEELEKVSEEDSPLITVTESAGIRNENIATQVKNSVPEPEFETIKTPNQTSFDGETSGNSLNLNLQTTSPILENLPVEEEINFKVEVAKPVDIPDESDLKSQELIDKHGYYDHKLDLAKFQMPPIDLLRDYGNEEISINKDELEENKNKIVGLLKNFNVGIAEIKATIGPTVTLYEIVPEAGIRVASIKKLQDDIALNLSALGIRIIAPMPGKGTIGIEVPRKNPSMVSMRSVIASQKFQNTDMDLPVVFGKTISNEIFMADLSKMPHLLMAGATGQGKSVGINAILTSLLYKKHPSELKFVMVDPKKVELSLYSKIERHYLAKLPDGEDAIITDTHKVINTLNSLCIEMDQRYDLLKNAFCKNLKEYNKKFSERKLNPENGHRYLPYIVLVVDEFADLIMTAGKEVELPIARLAQLARAVGIHLIVATQRPSVNVITGMIKANFPARAAFRVISSVDSRTILDSPGADQLIGKGDMLYFNGNEIMRLQCAFVDTPEVEKIAEFIGEQKGYASAFMLPEYSSEDSSSTVAAFDPNEKDVLFEDAARIIVSTQQGSTSMLQRQLKLGYNRAGRIMDQLESSGVVGGFNGAKAREVLISDLNSLEQFLENLRK, from the coding sequence ATGGAAAAAACCGCTAAAAAAACACCATCCGCCGCGATGGACCAAAACAAAATCCTCTCAAAACCTCGTATATTTTTCGGTATTTTATTTCTGCTTATCTCCGTGGTGGCGGCACTTTCATTCATTTCATATCTGATGAACTGGAAGGCAGACCAAAGCCAGGCAGGCACCATGCTGGATAAAACCATAAAATCATCGAACATTTTCGGAAAAATTGGCGACTGGTTGGGCAATATTTTCATTTTTGAAAGTATCGGCGTTGCGGCATTTTTAGTAGCTTTTCTGTTTTTTGTCTGTGGTTTGATTATCCTTAAAAAAAACTATTTCAAACCCTGGAAAACCATAGGTCATTCCCTATTTTTCATTTGCTGGCTTCCCATCTTTTTCGGTGCGATTACTAAGGGTGAAGGTGTTTTAAGCGGCGTTTACGGTTTTCAAATTATGGATTTTTTAAACTCAGTAATTGGAACTGCCGGTTTGTGGTTGGTGATTTTGGTGAGTATTGCGCTGTATTTTATTTTAGAATTTAATTTAAATCCGTCCAATATCAAATCGAAACTGACGGATTTGAACGACAATACGGTTGGCCGCGTAAAAGGAATGCTGCCGAAATCTGCGGAAAGTTTTGAAGCTGATGAAGAACTGGAAAAGGTTTCTGAGGAAGATTCACCTTTAATTACCGTTACAGAAAGTGCGGGAATCCGAAATGAAAATATTGCCACGCAGGTAAAAAATTCTGTACCGGAACCGGAATTCGAAACAATAAAAACGCCGAACCAAACTTCATTTGATGGTGAAACCTCTGGAAACTCGTTAAACCTTAATTTGCAGACGACATCGCCAATTTTGGAAAATTTGCCTGTAGAGGAGGAAATAAACTTTAAAGTGGAAGTTGCGAAACCTGTAGATATTCCGGATGAATCGGATTTGAAATCACAGGAATTGATCGACAAACACGGTTATTACGACCACAAACTGGATTTGGCAAAATTCCAGATGCCACCAATCGACTTGCTTCGTGATTACGGGAACGAAGAAATTTCGATTAACAAAGATGAATTAGAAGAAAATAAAAATAAAATCGTTGGTCTTCTTAAAAATTTCAACGTGGGAATCGCTGAAATTAAGGCCACGATTGGACCGACCGTTACGTTGTATGAAATTGTGCCGGAAGCCGGAATTCGTGTTGCTTCTATTAAAAAATTGCAGGACGACATCGCTTTAAATCTTTCCGCACTAGGAATCCGGATTATTGCACCGATGCCCGGAAAGGGAACGATTGGAATTGAAGTTCCAAGAAAAAACCCGTCAATGGTTTCTATGCGAAGCGTGATTGCGTCGCAAAAATTCCAAAATACAGATATGGATCTGCCGGTCGTTTTTGGAAAAACGATTTCCAATGAAATTTTCATGGCGGATCTTTCCAAAATGCCGCACTTGCTGATGGCGGGTGCGACGGGACAGGGAAAATCTGTTGGAATTAACGCGATCTTGACTTCACTGCTTTATAAAAAACATCCGAGCGAACTGAAATTCGTAATGGTTGATCCGAAAAAAGTGGAACTTTCGCTCTATTCAAAAATTGAAAGACACTATTTAGCGAAACTTCCGGACGGTGAAGACGCGATTATCACTGATACGCATAAAGTAATTAATACGCTGAATTCATTGTGTATTGAAATGGATCAGCGTTACGATTTGCTGAAAAATGCGTTTTGTAAAAATCTTAAGGAATACAACAAGAAATTTTCCGAGCGAAAACTCAATCCGGAAAATGGTCACCGATATTTGCCGTATATCGTTCTGGTGGTGGACGAATTTGCAGATTTAATTATGACGGCCGGAAAAGAAGTTGAATTGCCAATTGCCCGTTTAGCACAGCTGGCGCGCGCCGTGGGAATTCACCTCATTGTAGCTACGCAAAGACCTTCGGTAAACGTAATTACCGGTATGATTAAAGCAAATTTCCCGGCGAGAGCGGCTTTCCGTGTGATTTCGAGTGTAGATTCCCGAACAATTCTGGATTCACCGGGCGCGGACCAACTTATCGGTAAAGGTGATATGCTTTATTTTAACGGAAATGAGATTATGCGTTTGCAATGTGCGTTTGTGGATACACCTGAAGTTGAAAAAATCGCTGAATTTATCGGCGAACAAAAAGGGTATGCAAGTGCTTTTATGCTCCCGGAATATTCCAGCGAAGACAGTTCTTCCACGGTGGCGGCATTTGACCCGAACGAAAAAGATGTGCTTTTCGAAGATGCAGCCAGAATCATTGTTTCCACGCAGCAAGGTTCAACATCGATGTTGCAGCGTCAGCTTAAATTGGGATATAACCGAGCCGGACGAATCATGGATCAGCTGGAATCCAGTGGCGTGGTCGGTGGTTTTAATGGAGCAAAAGCGCGCGAAGTGCTGATCTCAGACCTGAATTCTTTGGAACAGTTTTTGGAAAACTTGCGCAAGTAA
- a CDS encoding urocanate hydratase, with protein sequence MTFQEEIQQGIPDFLPNPKPYNPAINHAPKRKDILSAEERVLALKNALRYFDPKFHAELLPEFRQELEDFGRIYMLRFRPKYEMKARNIAEYPGKSEQAKAIMLMIQNNLDYAVAQHPHELITYGGNGAVFQNWAQYLLTMKYLSEMTDEQTLAMYSGHPMGLFPSHKDAPRVVVTNGMVIPNYSKPDDWEKFNALGVSQYGQMTAGSFMYIGPQGIVHGTTITVLNAFRKIKKAPKGGLFVTSGLGGMSGAQLKAGNIAGCITVCAEVNTKITKIRHEQKWVDEIHENLDELVERVRKAQENKETVSLAFLGNVVEVWEKFAAEELKIDIGSDQTSLHNPWAGGYYPVGISFEDANKMMAENPELFKEKVQESLRRHAAAINKHTEKGTYFFDYGNAFLLEASRAGADVMAENPSLGREFKYPSYVQDIMGPMCFDYGFGPFRWVCASGNPEDLAKTDEIACQVLEEIMKNSPAEIQQQMQDNITWIKGAQENKLVVGSQARILYADAEGRMKIAEAFNNSIKNGEIGPIILGRDHHDVSGTDSPYRETSNIYDGSRFTADMAIQNVIGDSFRGATWVSIHNGGGVGWGEVINGGFGMLLDGSPDAERRLKSMLFWDVNNGIARRSWARNDGAIFAIKRAMEVEPNLKVTLPNIVDESLLS encoded by the coding sequence ATGACTTTTCAAGAAGAGATACAGCAGGGAATTCCTGATTTTTTACCAAATCCAAAACCTTATAATCCAGCAATAAACCATGCGCCGAAACGCAAAGATATTTTATCAGCCGAAGAAAGAGTCTTGGCGCTGAAAAACGCTTTGCGCTATTTCGATCCAAAATTTCATGCGGAATTATTGCCGGAATTTCGCCAGGAATTGGAAGATTTTGGCAGGATTTACATGTTGCGTTTCCGGCCTAAATATGAGATGAAAGCCAGAAATATTGCCGAATACCCCGGAAAATCTGAGCAGGCAAAAGCCATTATGCTGATGATTCAGAATAACCTGGATTACGCCGTGGCGCAGCATCCGCACGAGCTCATAACTTATGGTGGGAATGGCGCGGTTTTTCAAAACTGGGCGCAATACCTTTTGACCATGAAATATTTGTCGGAAATGACCGACGAGCAAACGTTGGCGATGTATTCCGGGCATCCGATGGGCTTGTTTCCAAGTCATAAAGACGCACCGCGCGTGGTGGTAACCAACGGAATGGTGATTCCAAATTACTCCAAACCCGACGACTGGGAAAAATTCAATGCTTTAGGAGTTTCGCAATACGGTCAGATGACCGCGGGAAGTTTTATGTACATCGGGCCGCAGGGAATTGTACACGGTACAACGATTACAGTTTTAAATGCCTTCAGAAAAATTAAAAAAGCACCAAAAGGCGGACTTTTCGTAACATCGGGTTTAGGCGGAATGTCCGGTGCACAACTAAAAGCCGGAAACATTGCAGGCTGCATCACAGTGTGCGCCGAAGTAAATACGAAAATTACCAAAATTCGCCATGAACAAAAGTGGGTTGATGAAATTCACGAAAATCTTGATGAACTGGTTGAACGAGTTCGAAAAGCACAGGAAAATAAAGAAACTGTTTCTTTAGCTTTTCTTGGAAATGTGGTGGAAGTTTGGGAAAAATTTGCCGCTGAAGAGCTGAAAATTGATATTGGCTCGGACCAGACTTCGCTGCACAATCCATGGGCAGGTGGTTATTATCCGGTCGGAATTTCTTTTGAAGACGCAAATAAAATGATGGCGGAAAACCCGGAATTATTCAAAGAAAAAGTTCAGGAAAGTTTACGACGCCACGCCGCAGCCATCAATAAGCACACTGAAAAAGGCACCTATTTTTTCGACTATGGCAACGCATTTTTGCTGGAAGCGAGTAGAGCTGGTGCCGATGTAATGGCGGAAAATCCAAGCTTGGGACGCGAATTTAAATATCCAAGTTATGTGCAGGATATTATGGGACCAATGTGTTTCGATTATGGTTTCGGTCCGTTCCGTTGGGTTTGTGCAAGCGGAAACCCTGAAGATTTAGCAAAAACCGATGAAATTGCATGTCAAGTTTTAGAGGAAATTATGAAGAATTCGCCGGCAGAAATTCAGCAGCAAATGCAGGATAATATCACCTGGATAAAAGGCGCGCAGGAAAATAAATTGGTTGTTGGTTCTCAGGCGAGAATTCTTTATGCTGACGCGGAAGGTCGGATGAAGATTGCGGAAGCTTTTAATAATTCCATAAAAAATGGTGAAATAGGTCCTATAATTTTGGGTCGAGATCACCACGATGTTTCGGGCACAGATTCACCGTATCGTGAAACATCAAATATCTACGACGGCTCACGTTTCACGGCAGATATGGCGATCCAGAACGTCATTGGCGACAGCTTTCGCGGTGCAACGTGGGTTTCCATTCATAATGGTGGCGGCGTAGGTTGGGGCGAAGTTATCAACGGTGGTTTCGGAATGTTGCTTGACGGAAGTCCGGATGCTGAACGACGCTTAAAATCCATGCTGTTCTGGGACGTGAACAACGGAATTGCACGTCGCAGTTGGGCACGAAATGATGGAGCGATTTTCGCAATTAAACGCGCCATGGAAGTAGAACCGAATCTAAAAGTTACTTTGCCCAATATAGTAGACGAAAGTCTTTTATCATAA
- a CDS encoding fasciclin domain-containing protein, with product MKNLFKISAFLFLFALMLTSCDESRNDFETSKSIYELASADADLSTLKAAIDKAGLASTLGASGTLTVFAPSNAAFSQFLSDNGFASLNDVPTSALKEILLNHVLSSKVMAAQVNRG from the coding sequence ATGAAAAATTTATTTAAAATCTCAGCCTTCCTGTTTTTATTTGCTTTAATGCTAACGTCATGTGATGAAAGTAGAAATGATTTTGAAACCTCGAAAAGTATTTATGAACTTGCTTCTGCTGATGCGGATCTTTCCACTCTTAAAGCTGCAATTGATAAAGCCGGTTTGGCTTCCACATTAGGAGCTTCAGGAACTTTAACTGTATTTGCACCTTCAAATGCTGCTTTTTCACAATTTCTGTCCGATAATGGTTTTGCCAGCTTGAATGATGTTCCAACTTCTGCTTTAAAAGAAATTCTCCTGAACCATGTTCTTTCTTCAAAAGTTATGGCAGCGCAGGTAAATAGAGGTTAA
- a CDS encoding GreA/GreB family elongation factor, translating to MSENIVLTTGIYDLIKDHLRRKRTTIEEEEILLNQLRHAKQVRRKELPQDVVTVNCEVTIKDLETEKEEKFLFVQTSKEKVKKGKYSILSPIALATVGNKVGDVITWPFKDGDKKLEILSVEHYN from the coding sequence ATGTCAGAAAACATAGTTTTAACCACCGGAATTTACGATTTAATCAAAGATCATTTGCGCAGAAAACGCACCACCATTGAAGAAGAAGAAATCCTTTTAAACCAGCTGAGACACGCAAAACAGGTGCGCCGCAAAGAATTGCCACAAGATGTGGTCACCGTAAACTGCGAAGTAACCATCAAAGATCTGGAAACAGAAAAAGAAGAAAAATTTCTTTTTGTGCAGACGAGCAAAGAGAAGGTAAAAAAAGGAAAATATTCCATTCTATCGCCGATAGCGCTTGCGACGGTCGGCAACAAAGTGGGTGACGTAATTACGTGGCCGTTTAAAGATGGCGATAAAAAGCTCGAAATTTTAAGTGTTGAACACTATAATTAA